One genomic region from Chrysemys picta bellii isolate R12L10 chromosome 16, ASM1138683v2, whole genome shotgun sequence encodes:
- the LOC135975965 gene encoding uncharacterized protein LOC135975965, translated as MKDRGHNRDTQQCRVKIKELRQAYHKAREANGRSGTEPQTCRFYAELHAILGGAATTTPTVCYDSVNGETHREDGSGNEEDEDGGTVGSSQQQGSGETGFPNSQDMFVTLDLEPVTPELTQDPQGTQETSAANVSPSQRLVNIRKRKRRTRDDMFTELQMSSHADRAQQNAWRQSMSDMRKAQYEREERWRAEWRDEKSKWRAEDDRWRQLADRRQESMLRLLEHQTDMLERMVELQERQQEQRPLLQPLFNQQPSSPSSIASSPRRPRTRWGGLRPPSHSTPDDRPSIRRLAFNKS; from the exons atgaaggaccggggccataacagggacacacagcagtgccgcgtgaaaattaaggagctacggcaagcctaccacaaagccagagaagcaaatggaaggtccgggacagagccgcaaacttgccgcttctacgcggagctgcatgccattctagggggtgcagccaccactaccccaaccgtgtgctatgactccgtcaatggagaaacacacagggaagacggttcggggaacgaggaagatgaggatggaggtactgtaggtagctcacagcagcaaggaagcggagaaaccggtttccccaacagccaggatatgtttgtgaccctggacctggaaccagtaacccccgaactcacccaagaccctcagggcacacaggagacctctg ctgcaaatgtttctccttcgcagaggctagtgaacattagaaagagaaaacggaggacgcgggacgatatgttcacggagctgcagatgtcctcgcacgctgatagagcacagcagaatgcgtggaggcagtcaatgtcggacatgagaaaagcacaatatgaacgagaggagaggtggcgggctgaatggcgggatgaaaagagcaagtggcgggctgaagatgataggtggcgtcagcttgcagacagaaggcaagagtcaatgctccgtctgctggagcatcaaactgatatgctcgagcgtatggttgagctgcaggaaaggcagcaggagcagagaccgctgctacagcccctgtttaaccaacagccctcctccccaagttccatagcctcctcacccagacgcccaagaacacggtgggggggcctccggccacccagtcactccaccccagatgatcgcccaagcatcagaaggctggccttcaataagagttaa